From the genome of Pseudomonas sp. gcc21, one region includes:
- a CDS encoding enoyl-CoA hydratase-related protein: MAITASNDSVLAERRGPTLVLSLNRPDKRNALETGMYIQMESHLEAALDNPEIANIVLRGEGDFFCSGGDLRSLETRAALPVAEREGLIQRLHDLVLKLKFFPKPVIAAIEGGAAGAGASLAFAADLIVAAQGSYISLAYVKAGLVPDGGGSAFLATALPHQLAAEIALFGGRLPVERFAQAGVINRIVAPGKALETALELGNQLAEGARTSQTAILQLLDGPEREVFERQLEREKQLMAIALGGAEAAEGIAAFKEKRAPQFPQPD; this comes from the coding sequence ATGGCTATTACTGCATCCAACGACTCCGTGCTCGCTGAACGCCGCGGCCCTACCCTCGTGCTTAGTCTAAACCGTCCGGACAAGCGCAATGCGCTGGAGACGGGCATGTATATCCAGATGGAGAGTCATCTCGAAGCGGCACTGGATAACCCGGAGATCGCTAACATTGTGCTGCGCGGAGAGGGCGATTTCTTCTGTTCGGGCGGTGACCTGCGCTCGCTGGAAACCCGTGCAGCGTTGCCCGTGGCGGAACGCGAAGGGCTGATTCAGCGACTGCATGATCTGGTACTCAAGCTGAAGTTCTTCCCCAAACCGGTGATCGCCGCGATAGAAGGAGGCGCAGCGGGCGCCGGGGCCTCGCTGGCCTTTGCGGCGGATCTGATTGTTGCAGCGCAGGGAAGTTACATATCGCTGGCGTATGTAAAGGCTGGCCTGGTACCGGATGGCGGTGGTTCTGCATTTCTCGCCACCGCCCTCCCCCATCAACTGGCAGCTGAAATTGCGTTGTTTGGTGGCAGGCTGCCAGTCGAGCGATTCGCTCAGGCAGGCGTAATCAACCGCATCGTCGCGCCGGGCAAGGCGTTGGAAACTGCTTTAGAGCTGGGCAATCAACTCGCCGAAGGTGCCCGCACCTCGCAGACTGCCATTTTGCAGCTGCTGGACGGCCCTGAAAGGGAGGTGTTCGAGCGCCAGCTTGAGCGCGAGAAACAGCTGATGGCGATCGCGCTGGGCGGAGCGGAAGCGGCGGAAGGTATCGCGGCCTTCAAGGAGAAGCGCGCACCGCAGTTTCCGCAACCTGATTGA
- a CDS encoding GAF domain-containing sensor histidine kinase produces MHISNHGCFDDHTVRPQPRRSKNRQDRCCLAYPQHGQTHDRDAVARVTDSRWVACAVDDSIDFGLEPGGELELETTICHEIRDHRRPVIFRHASKDNVYSVHHTPRLYQLESYVSIPIITADDKFFGTLCAIDSVPAEFDEMAVLNTLGLYAQLIGLQLDMHEAQEKTQVALINEEETGRLREQFVAVLGHDLRSPLTAIGMSSELLEAKLTGERERELASGIKQSSKRMSALIEDVLDFSNGRLGAGIPVTRAVTGDLLQALNSVSDEIKVSHPEVLMNCDFSIAPQNYCDASRMGQLLSNLMMNAVTHGAPDSPINVTAVAERDEISLSVTNQGPVIPPELMSLMFQPFTRPKEGGRGKGLGLGLYIASQIAAGHDGTLSVSSTPEDGTRFMARVPNVVETAALLPFGESA; encoded by the coding sequence ATTCACATTTCCAACCACGGCTGTTTCGATGACCACACCGTTCGACCTCAACCGCGACGTAGCAAGAATCGCCAAGATAGATGCTGTCTCGCTTATCCTCAGCATGGTCAAACACACGACCGGGATGCTGTCGCCAGAGTCACCGATTCGCGATGGGTCGCCTGCGCGGTGGACGATTCGATCGACTTCGGCCTGGAACCCGGCGGAGAGCTGGAGCTCGAGACCACCATTTGCCATGAGATCCGCGATCACCGACGCCCGGTGATCTTCCGGCACGCCAGCAAGGACAACGTGTACTCGGTGCATCACACACCCAGGCTGTACCAGCTGGAAAGTTACGTATCCATCCCCATCATTACCGCTGACGATAAGTTCTTCGGCACCCTCTGCGCCATCGACAGCGTTCCGGCCGAGTTCGATGAGATGGCTGTGCTGAATACACTAGGCCTCTATGCCCAACTGATTGGTCTCCAGCTGGACATGCATGAAGCCCAGGAAAAGACCCAGGTTGCGCTGATCAATGAGGAAGAAACGGGCCGTCTGCGTGAGCAGTTTGTGGCTGTTCTAGGCCACGACCTTCGCTCGCCGCTCACCGCAATCGGCATGAGTTCCGAACTGCTGGAGGCCAAGCTGACCGGCGAACGCGAACGCGAGCTGGCGTCAGGCATAAAACAAAGCTCGAAGAGAATGAGTGCGCTCATTGAGGATGTACTGGATTTCTCCAACGGACGCCTTGGTGCCGGCATTCCTGTCACTCGCGCAGTAACCGGTGACCTGCTCCAGGCGCTCAATTCCGTCAGTGATGAAATCAAGGTCTCTCATCCGGAGGTGCTGATGAACTGCGATTTCTCGATTGCGCCCCAGAACTATTGCGATGCGAGCCGAATGGGACAGTTACTTTCGAATCTCATGATGAATGCCGTCACCCATGGCGCACCTGATTCCCCGATCAATGTCACTGCGGTGGCAGAGCGCGACGAGATTTCCCTGTCGGTAACCAATCAGGGCCCTGTTATTCCGCCAGAGCTGATGTCGCTGATGTTCCAACCCTTTACCCGACCCAAGGAGGGCGGTAGAGGCAAGGGTCTTGGCCTGGGTTTATATATTGCCTCCCAGATTGCTGCGGGACACGATGGCACCCTCTCCGTCTCCTCCACGCCGGAGGACGGCACCCGCTTCATGGCAAGAGTCCCCAATGTAGTCGAAACAGCAGCACTGCTCCCGTTCGGCGAGTCAGCCTAA
- a CDS encoding PaaI family thioesterase, whose amino-acid sequence MNSTTLNIANRFCGPPNSGNGGYVCGLVANHMQQPSQVTLHAPPPLDTDLQIHPKGDGLELKLGEQLLASARPYTFDLDIPAPPSLQEAEQAQERFIGFGQHNLPGCFVCGPSREAGDGLRIFTGSVCDHQGQVAAVWTPAEDLCDADGLVASEFLWAALDCPGYFAVQPVSGPALLGRFSARIEQPVRAGEALIVSAWAISHDGRKHNAGSALYRSNGERVAHAEATWISLKR is encoded by the coding sequence ATGAACAGCACCACTTTGAACATTGCCAACCGTTTCTGTGGCCCACCGAACAGCGGCAACGGAGGGTACGTCTGCGGTCTTGTGGCCAATCATATGCAGCAACCCAGCCAGGTTACGCTGCATGCGCCGCCGCCGCTGGATACTGATTTGCAGATTCATCCAAAGGGCGACGGGCTTGAGTTGAAACTCGGTGAGCAACTGCTGGCCAGCGCGCGTCCTTACACTTTTGATCTGGATATCCCTGCGCCGCCCTCGTTGCAGGAGGCCGAACAGGCGCAGGAGCGCTTTATCGGTTTCGGGCAGCACAATCTGCCCGGCTGCTTCGTCTGTGGCCCGAGCCGTGAGGCCGGAGACGGTCTACGCATTTTTACCGGCAGCGTGTGTGATCATCAAGGTCAGGTTGCCGCAGTCTGGACGCCCGCTGAAGACCTATGCGACGCCGACGGCCTTGTTGCCAGCGAATTTCTCTGGGCCGCACTGGATTGCCCCGGTTACTTCGCCGTGCAGCCTGTATCAGGGCCGGCGCTGCTAGGCCGCTTCAGCGCCCGTATCGAACAGCCGGTGCGTGCAGGCGAGGCCTTGATCGTCTCGGCATGGGCAATCAGCCACGACGGCCGCAAACATAACGCCGGCAGCGCTCTTTACCGCAGCAATGGGGAACGCGTCGCTCACGCCGAAGCGACCTGGATCAGTCTGAAGCGCTGA
- a CDS encoding SDR family oxidoreductase codes for MNSSALVVGSSGIAGSAVARELAGQQWHVTGLARRPRDETGVQPISADLLDPSALAEAVRGLEPTHVYLTTWARQATEAENIRVNALMIRNVLDALRPAASVRHVALVTGLKHYLGPFEAYGKGTLPQTPFREEQRRLDVENFYYAQEDELFAAAERDGFNWSVHRPHTITGVAVGNAMNMATTLAVYASICKATGRPFRFPGSEVQWNSLTDMTDARQLARHMVWASTTPAAANEAFNIVNGDVFRWSWMWSRIAEWFDIQPAAFDGTLLPLEQQMANDAAIWRDVAAKQGLVEADITKLVSPWHTDADLGRPIEVVTDMSKSRKLGFTGYQASDEAFFDVFATLRERRLIP; via the coding sequence ATGAACAGTAGCGCTCTGGTAGTTGGTTCAAGCGGCATAGCCGGGAGCGCCGTGGCGCGCGAGCTCGCTGGTCAGCAATGGCACGTGACCGGGCTAGCCCGCCGGCCGCGGGACGAAACCGGTGTCCAGCCGATCAGCGCAGATTTGCTGGATCCATCAGCCCTTGCTGAAGCCGTTAGGGGTCTTGAGCCTACCCACGTCTACCTGACGACCTGGGCTCGTCAGGCAACCGAGGCGGAGAATATCCGCGTCAATGCGCTGATGATCCGCAATGTTCTCGATGCATTGCGACCCGCAGCGTCCGTCCGCCATGTCGCACTGGTCACTGGGCTCAAGCACTATCTCGGGCCCTTTGAGGCCTATGGCAAGGGCACGCTGCCGCAGACACCGTTCAGGGAGGAGCAGAGACGGCTCGATGTTGAAAATTTCTACTATGCGCAGGAGGACGAGTTGTTTGCCGCAGCCGAGCGGGACGGCTTCAACTGGAGTGTGCACCGGCCGCACACCATCACAGGTGTAGCGGTGGGCAATGCAATGAATATGGCTACGACGCTGGCCGTGTATGCATCGATCTGCAAAGCGACTGGCCGCCCGTTTCGCTTTCCGGGGTCGGAGGTGCAATGGAACAGCCTTACGGACATGACCGATGCAAGGCAGCTGGCCAGGCACATGGTCTGGGCCTCTACAACGCCAGCTGCAGCAAATGAAGCCTTCAATATCGTCAACGGCGATGTGTTCCGCTGGAGCTGGATGTGGAGTCGCATCGCTGAATGGTTCGACATCCAGCCAGCTGCCTTCGACGGCACGCTTCTCCCACTTGAGCAGCAAATGGCGAACGATGCCGCCATTTGGCGAGACGTAGCGGCAAAACAGGGGCTGGTCGAAGCCGACATCACCAAACTCGTGTCGCCCTGGCATACCGATGCAGATCTTGGCCGGCCGATTGAGGTGGTGACCGACATGTCTAAAAGCCGCAAGCTTGGATTCACCGGCTATCAGGCCAGCGACGAGGCCTTCTTTGATGTATTCGCTACGCTGCGCGAGCGCAGGCTGATCCCGTAG
- a CDS encoding alpha/beta fold hydrolase, whose amino-acid sequence MTSFKHAYVHTNGIRMHYVEHGEGPLVLLLHGWPETWYTWRHQITALAEAGYRVVAPDQRGYGYTETPLEISDYGIFDLVGDVVGLVNALGEEQAAIVGHDMGSIVTSAAALLRPDMFKRVGLLSVPFMQRKSIRPAVRYEMASQKAHFYQTYFQTPGRAEAELDADVRRSLLGILYDGAAESRINTAQPKTNMVFFDKNTRLVDNLTTADELPGWLSEADLDTFIDHFQHSGFRGGINWYRNMDRNWAQTPFWDGARITQPLIYIAGALDGVLKITAEDIEAMDSTVPRLQGKHLIDNAGHWVQQERPQEVSRLLIDFLGQTATLD is encoded by the coding sequence TTGACATCTTTCAAGCATGCTTACGTTCACACCAATGGCATCCGCATGCATTACGTCGAGCATGGGGAGGGGCCGCTGGTCCTCCTGCTGCACGGCTGGCCGGAGACCTGGTATACCTGGCGGCATCAGATTACGGCGCTTGCTGAGGCAGGGTACCGGGTGGTTGCCCCCGACCAGCGCGGATACGGATATACCGAAACGCCTCTCGAAATCAGCGATTACGGGATTTTCGATCTGGTGGGCGACGTAGTAGGGCTGGTCAATGCACTGGGGGAGGAGCAGGCCGCCATTGTCGGACATGACATGGGCTCGATTGTTACCTCCGCCGCCGCGTTGCTGCGTCCAGACATGTTCAAGCGGGTAGGGCTGCTGAGCGTTCCGTTCATGCAGCGCAAGTCCATCAGGCCAGCGGTACGTTACGAAATGGCCTCGCAGAAAGCGCATTTTTATCAGACGTATTTCCAAACGCCAGGTCGGGCAGAAGCGGAGCTGGACGCGGACGTACGCCGCAGTTTGCTGGGCATCCTGTATGACGGGGCGGCCGAATCGCGCATCAATACGGCACAACCGAAGACCAATATGGTGTTCTTCGACAAGAACACCCGGCTTGTCGACAACCTGACAACCGCCGACGAGCTCCCCGGCTGGCTGTCTGAAGCGGATCTGGACACCTTCATCGACCACTTCCAGCATTCCGGCTTCCGCGGCGGCATCAACTGGTATCGCAACATGGATCGGAACTGGGCACAGACGCCGTTCTGGGACGGCGCGCGCATCACCCAGCCGCTGATCTATATCGCCGGCGCGCTGGACGGCGTGCTGAAGATAACCGCAGAAGACATCGAGGCCATGGACAGCACGGTGCCCCGGTTACAGGGCAAACACCTGATCGACAACGCCGGGCACTGGGTGCAGCAGGAGCGGCCGCAAGAGGTCAGCCGACTGCTGATTGATTTTCTGGGACAAACGGCAACGCTCGACTAA
- a CDS encoding CheR family methyltransferase produces the protein MDTTSAPPAPSQDVSQGSTTKRSHLNFPVVGIGASAGGLQAVLRFFEHMPNDNGMAFVIIMHLSPNHESNAGKIIQNVTKMPVRQVTGPVPIEKNHVYVISPALDLTMHDGHLRVSKPKPKRGGQIAIDLFFRTLADTHHEHAFCFVLSGTGSDGAVGLSRIKEQGGVTLAQLPDDAEYDDMPRSAIATGMVDLVLPVAEMPHKLLELWHNSRQIKMPADLSAEVRAPTNEEEAIAAERALRDILALLYSRTGHNFKHYKRATVLRRVERRLQVNTQPDLQSYLGYLQANPQEADALLADMLIGVTNYFRDREAFEALERDVIPELFTDQKAPAQTRSTEIRVWSAGCSTGEEAYSLAMLLADQARIEQSPVKLQIFATDIDERAISIARAGVYPESILTDIAPSRLREHFVKHDNRYHVKKELRETVLFAPHSLLRDPPFSRLDLITCRNLLIYLDRDVQEHILKTFHFALKPGGYLFLGGSESADMCSSLFSPVDKKNRIFRARTDQVPNRSISAMPVNTAGVTRPSDGRNASGEQLRKRSYAEIHQRVLEEYAPPSVIVNADAEIVHMSDNAGHFLRYIGGEPSHNLLSLIRPELRVELRTAIFQAVQSRRSVEARRVRLKRDGRALYVNMIARPFRDEDSASDYILVLFDEVEDTMSRESTESHEETKDSVLLQLEAELQRTQLELQHTIEQSRVSTEELKASNEELQAINEEFRSATEELETSKEELQSINEELITVNHELKIKVEETDKINDDLQNLITSTDIATVFVDRGMRIKWFTPRAKDLFSMLPVDAGRPLMDITHRMDYPELMSDATQVFESLRPIEREVPAQDGRCYLARLLPYRTTEDHIEGAVLTFIDISARRAAEQEVRLGEERMRLVADSTEDYAIIVQDADGVITSWNKAAELTFGYSRDEAIGSHSSRLFVPEDQAAGVPEDELRRARESGRAEDERWHMRKDGSRFYCSGVVTVLNGESFQGYVKIARDLTERQKQQDEQQEQLAQSQNAIQLKDEFFAVMSHELKHPLNLIQLNAELLGRLPVTRTMPVVGKAVRTISDAVRSQVRSQVRIIDDLLDVSRIATGKLNLQRGPVDLGKMLRGIAEVVQADTEANPLVLEIDDKEEPLVLHADPLRVEQIIWNLINNALKFSNANDEVHVRAVREQGQARLDVIDSGHGIAPEFVDKVFDLFGQVETQHARLHKEGLGIGLSLVRQLAEAHEGGVQVRSGGIGKGSHFTVWLPLYTEESIDSVAEQASCSEGRLKGMHVLLVDDAAEVVEVMGMLLNAEGAQVSSFTDASQALQAATKRPHHFDLIMSDIGMPGMDGHELIRALRAIPGYASVPAIALTGYGGSEDAKKALASGFDRHMGKPVTYDGLMDTIREIKLKR, from the coding sequence ATGGATACTACATCCGCGCCACCGGCACCTTCGCAAGACGTATCGCAAGGGTCCACGACCAAACGCAGTCATTTGAATTTCCCAGTCGTTGGCATCGGCGCATCGGCTGGGGGACTGCAGGCGGTTTTGCGTTTTTTCGAGCACATGCCCAACGACAACGGCATGGCGTTTGTCATCATCATGCACCTCTCGCCGAACCATGAAAGCAACGCCGGCAAGATCATCCAGAATGTCACGAAAATGCCAGTAAGGCAGGTGACCGGGCCGGTACCGATCGAGAAGAATCATGTATATGTGATCTCGCCGGCACTGGATCTGACGATGCATGACGGGCATTTGCGCGTAAGCAAGCCAAAGCCCAAGCGTGGCGGCCAGATCGCCATTGATCTGTTCTTCCGGACGCTGGCTGATACACATCACGAACATGCGTTCTGTTTCGTACTGTCAGGAACGGGCAGTGACGGTGCGGTGGGTTTGTCGCGCATCAAGGAGCAAGGCGGAGTCACTTTGGCGCAACTGCCGGATGATGCGGAATACGACGATATGCCGCGCAGCGCCATCGCCACCGGAATGGTTGATCTGGTACTACCGGTCGCGGAGATGCCGCACAAGCTTCTCGAGCTCTGGCATAACTCCCGCCAGATAAAAATGCCGGCGGACCTCAGTGCTGAGGTGCGTGCACCCACCAACGAGGAAGAAGCGATTGCTGCCGAGCGCGCATTACGTGACATCCTTGCCCTGCTATACAGCCGCACCGGACATAACTTCAAGCATTACAAGCGGGCAACCGTGCTGCGGCGCGTAGAGCGACGTTTGCAGGTCAACACGCAGCCCGACCTGCAATCGTATCTGGGCTACCTGCAGGCGAACCCGCAGGAGGCTGACGCGCTGTTGGCCGATATGCTGATTGGCGTGACCAACTATTTCAGGGACCGCGAGGCTTTTGAAGCACTCGAACGGGACGTGATACCAGAGCTTTTCACAGATCAGAAAGCGCCTGCTCAGACCAGGAGCACCGAAATTCGCGTCTGGTCAGCCGGCTGTTCCACGGGAGAGGAAGCCTATTCGTTGGCGATGCTGCTGGCAGACCAGGCACGCATCGAGCAGAGTCCTGTCAAGTTGCAGATTTTCGCCACCGATATCGATGAGCGTGCCATCTCGATTGCCCGGGCGGGGGTCTATCCTGAATCCATTCTCACCGATATCGCGCCCTCTCGATTACGCGAACACTTCGTCAAGCATGACAATCGTTACCACGTCAAAAAAGAGCTTCGCGAAACGGTGTTATTCGCTCCCCACAGCCTGCTGCGGGATCCTCCGTTCTCCCGCCTGGACCTTATTACCTGCCGGAACCTGCTGATCTATCTTGACCGCGACGTTCAGGAGCACATCCTCAAGACGTTCCACTTTGCGCTCAAGCCCGGCGGCTATCTGTTTCTCGGCGGCTCCGAATCGGCCGACATGTGTTCCAGCCTGTTCAGCCCGGTCGACAAGAAGAACCGAATCTTCCGCGCACGCACTGATCAGGTGCCGAACCGCTCTATATCTGCGATGCCTGTCAACACGGCGGGAGTCACGCGCCCATCTGACGGGCGCAACGCGAGTGGCGAACAGCTGCGCAAACGATCCTACGCCGAAATCCATCAACGCGTATTGGAGGAGTACGCCCCGCCCAGCGTGATCGTTAATGCTGACGCTGAAATTGTGCATATGTCCGACAATGCAGGTCACTTCCTGCGCTACATAGGCGGCGAACCTTCACACAACCTGCTCTCGCTGATCAGGCCCGAACTGCGCGTCGAATTACGCACTGCTATTTTTCAGGCAGTCCAGTCCAGACGCAGTGTTGAAGCGCGCCGGGTGCGGTTGAAGCGCGACGGACGTGCTTTGTATGTCAACATGATTGCCCGCCCGTTTCGCGACGAGGATTCGGCTAGCGATTACATCCTGGTGCTTTTCGATGAAGTAGAAGACACCATGAGCCGCGAGAGCACCGAATCCCATGAGGAAACCAAGGACAGCGTGTTGTTGCAACTGGAAGCCGAATTGCAACGCACCCAGCTCGAACTTCAACACACCATCGAACAGTCGCGGGTATCTACCGAGGAGCTCAAGGCATCCAACGAAGAGCTGCAGGCCATCAACGAGGAGTTTCGCTCGGCGACTGAAGAGCTGGAGACCAGCAAGGAGGAGCTTCAGTCGATCAACGAAGAGCTGATCACGGTCAATCACGAGCTCAAGATAAAGGTTGAGGAAACCGACAAGATCAATGATGACCTGCAGAATCTGATTACCTCCACCGACATCGCCACGGTGTTCGTCGACAGGGGCATGCGGATCAAGTGGTTCACGCCGCGTGCCAAGGACCTGTTCAGCATGCTGCCGGTCGATGCCGGCCGACCGCTGATGGATATCACGCACCGCATGGATTATCCGGAACTGATGTCGGACGCGACCCAGGTATTCGAGTCGCTGCGACCGATAGAACGCGAAGTGCCGGCACAGGACGGCCGCTGTTATCTGGCGCGACTGCTGCCCTACCGCACCACTGAAGACCACATCGAAGGCGCGGTATTGACCTTCATTGATATCAGCGCTCGCCGCGCAGCAGAGCAGGAAGTGCGCCTGGGCGAGGAGCGTATGCGACTGGTAGCCGATAGCACCGAAGACTACGCCATCATCGTGCAGGATGCCGACGGGGTGATTACCAGCTGGAATAAAGCTGCCGAGCTGACCTTTGGCTACAGCCGGGACGAAGCCATCGGCAGTCATAGCAGTCGGCTGTTCGTGCCCGAAGATCAAGCTGCCGGCGTACCGGAGGATGAGCTACGCAGGGCCCGAGAAAGTGGCCGAGCGGAGGATGAACGCTGGCATATGCGCAAGGATGGCTCACGTTTCTATTGCAGTGGCGTAGTGACCGTACTGAACGGAGAAAGCTTTCAGGGCTACGTGAAGATCGCGCGCGACCTGACTGAACGACAGAAGCAACAGGATGAGCAGCAGGAGCAACTGGCTCAATCGCAGAACGCTATCCAGCTGAAGGATGAGTTCTTCGCAGTTATGTCACATGAGCTGAAGCATCCGCTGAACCTCATCCAGCTGAATGCGGAGCTGCTCGGCCGCTTGCCGGTCACCCGTACAATGCCGGTGGTTGGCAAGGCCGTGAGGACAATAAGCGACGCAGTGCGCAGCCAGGTGCGCAGCCAGGTGCGCATCATCGATGATCTGCTCGATGTGTCGCGGATCGCCACCGGCAAGCTGAACCTCCAGCGCGGTCCGGTGGATCTGGGCAAGATGCTCAGAGGTATCGCTGAAGTCGTCCAGGCCGATACCGAAGCAAATCCACTGGTGTTGGAGATTGACGATAAAGAAGAGCCCCTGGTGCTGCATGCCGACCCGCTCCGCGTTGAACAGATCATCTGGAATCTGATCAACAATGCGCTGAAGTTTTCCAATGCCAATGACGAAGTGCACGTCCGCGCCGTCCGGGAGCAGGGTCAGGCACGCCTCGACGTAATAGACAGTGGACATGGCATAGCGCCGGAATTTGTCGATAAGGTATTCGACCTCTTTGGTCAGGTTGAAACGCAGCACGCGCGTTTGCACAAGGAGGGGTTGGGCATCGGCTTGTCGCTGGTGCGCCAGCTGGCCGAGGCTCACGAAGGTGGGGTGCAGGTGCGCTCGGGAGGAATCGGAAAAGGCAGCCACTTCACCGTTTGGCTGCCCTTGTACACCGAAGAATCCATCGATTCGGTGGCGGAGCAAGCCTCCTGCTCCGAGGGCAGATTGAAGGGTATGCATGTCTTGCTGGTGGACGATGCGGCGGAAGTGGTCGAGGTCATGGGTATGCTGCTGAATGCCGAAGGCGCTCAGGTAAGCAGTTTCACCGATGCCTCGCAGGCGTTGCAGGCGGCAACCAAACGCCCTCATCATTTCGATCTGATCATGTCGGATATCGGTATGCCCGGCATGGATGGTCATGAACTGATCAGGGCCCTGCGGGCCATCCCCGGTTATGCCAGCGTACCGGCTATCGCACTGACGGGTTATGGCGGAAGCGAGGATGCGAAAAAGGCACTGGCCTCGGGTTTTGACCGGCATATGGGCAAGCCGGTCACCTATGATGGGCTGATGGATACCATAAGAGAGATCAAGCTCAAGCGCTGA
- the tenA gene encoding thiaminase II produces the protein MGYTFDHLKEHCRQEWDAYIQHAFVRQLGEGQLAPESFRHYLKQDYLFLIQFARAFALAAYKSTTLDDLRQAKAGLEAIVDLELGLHVQYCKEWGISEVELQALPEARATLAYTRYVLDTGNRGDLLDLHVALAPCLVGYGEIANWLNSRSETLRGAQNPYDAWIAMYESQEFQDAMRAEIDWLNRELADVTPRRFERLARIFSDATRLEIDFWAMGLELRE, from the coding sequence ATGGGTTATACCTTCGATCACCTCAAGGAACACTGCCGGCAGGAGTGGGATGCCTACATTCAGCATGCCTTCGTCAGGCAGTTGGGGGAGGGCCAGCTGGCGCCGGAGTCGTTTCGTCACTACCTCAAGCAGGATTATCTGTTTCTGATTCAGTTCGCCCGGGCTTTTGCGCTGGCCGCGTACAAGAGCACCACCCTTGATGATCTGCGCCAGGCCAAGGCCGGGCTTGAGGCGATTGTGGATCTGGAGCTTGGGCTGCATGTCCAGTACTGCAAGGAATGGGGCATCAGCGAAGTGGAGTTGCAGGCGCTGCCGGAAGCGCGGGCAACGCTGGCCTATACCCGTTATGTGCTGGATACCGGTAACCGTGGCGATCTGCTCGACCTGCACGTCGCGCTGGCACCCTGTCTCGTCGGTTATGGGGAAATCGCCAACTGGCTCAACAGCCGGTCGGAAACCCTGCGCGGTGCGCAGAATCCCTATGACGCCTGGATTGCCATGTACGAAAGCCAGGAATTTCAGGACGCCATGCGTGCCGAAATCGACTGGCTGAACCGTGAACTGGCGGATGTAACACCCAGGCGTTTCGAGCGATTGGCGCGGATATTCAGCGATGCAACCCGGCTTGAAATCGATTTCTGGGCCATGGGGCTGGAACTGCGCGAGTAG
- a CDS encoding alpha/beta fold hydrolase encodes MSRFKSFDGVEIYYQTWARKSALPPVVLHHGYVANMRVNWVVPGMVRRLNLAGRSVIALDARGHGRSGKPHNPAAYGESRMAMDVSCLLDQLGLEEVDLVGYSMGGTVALITATQEKRIRRVIASGIGGATLHLENRYRKGANKALADAMLGSRWRIRNPTLAGFRLLAEMVWADRKAMAAQALAFHSKRIPLERITAPTLILAGDNDPFALQPGKLQKAIRGAQLKLVPGDHTTVLVKPSFQNAIVDFLR; translated from the coding sequence ATGAGTCGATTCAAGTCGTTCGATGGCGTTGAGATTTACTACCAGACCTGGGCACGGAAGTCCGCGTTGCCGCCGGTGGTGTTGCACCACGGCTATGTAGCAAACATGCGTGTGAACTGGGTCGTGCCCGGCATGGTCCGGCGGCTCAATCTGGCGGGGCGCAGTGTTATTGCGCTGGATGCCCGAGGGCACGGGCGTTCCGGCAAACCGCATAACCCCGCCGCCTATGGCGAGTCGCGCATGGCCATGGATGTGAGTTGCCTGCTGGATCAGCTGGGCCTGGAGGAAGTCGATCTGGTCGGCTATTCCATGGGCGGCACAGTGGCACTCATTACCGCCACGCAGGAAAAACGTATTCGCCGCGTTATCGCGTCGGGGATTGGTGGGGCCACGCTGCATCTGGAAAACCGCTACCGCAAAGGCGCAAACAAGGCCCTTGCCGACGCCATGCTGGGCAGCCGCTGGAGGATCCGTAATCCGACACTGGCGGGCTTTCGTCTGCTGGCAGAAATGGTCTGGGCGGATCGAAAAGCCATGGCGGCGCAGGCGCTTGCCTTTCATTCCAAGCGCATTCCGTTGGAACGTATCACCGCACCGACGTTGATACTGGCGGGTGACAACGACCCCTTCGCCCTTCAGCCGGGCAAACTCCAGAAAGCCATCCGCGGCGCGCAGCTCAAACTGGTTCCGGGGGACCACACCACGGTGCTGGTGAAACCGAGTTTTCAGAACGCGATTGTGGATTTCCTGCGCTGA
- a CDS encoding thioredoxin family protein: protein MAMNDTYTDQAPSRAEVDALQGATVIEFGTGWCGHCSAAQRHIASAFAGHPDLRHLKIEDGPGRKLGRSFKVKLWPTLIFMKDGEEIERLVRPTDAEPIRQAMDRIDP from the coding sequence ATGGCGATGAATGATACCTACACAGACCAGGCACCTTCACGCGCTGAAGTCGATGCCCTTCAGGGCGCTACGGTCATAGAGTTTGGCACCGGATGGTGTGGCCATTGCAGCGCTGCGCAGCGGCATATTGCCTCGGCGTTTGCAGGACACCCCGACCTGCGTCACCTGAAGATCGAGGACGGGCCAGGCCGCAAGCTGGGCCGCTCGTTCAAGGTCAAGCTCTGGCCAACATTGATATTCATGAAGGATGGAGAAGAAATCGAGCGGCTGGTCAGGCCAACCGATGCAGAACCTATCCGCCAGGCGATGGACCGGATCGATCCATGA